A genomic segment from Propioniciclava sp. MC1595 encodes:
- a CDS encoding penicillin-binding protein 2, with protein sequence MNGPIRRVSVVIMLMFLALMVNASYAYVFRTQSLNNDPANRRVRDAEFGTDRGDILVGNTPIVTSTPVDDRFGFQRSYLQAELYAPVTGYYSFLFGGSGLERYYSSQLAGTSDVQFLQNIVDLATGKRPQGASLETTLDARAQQAAANALGDRPGAVVALDYSTGAVLAMVTSPTYDPNRLASHDIAATQEAWTALNDDPAKPLVNRAAREVYAPGSTFKLVVSAAALESGMTPDTVVSSPASLRLPNSTFEMTYNCGGEEISLRQALQVSCNTAYALIGDQLGDDALREQARKFGFGSPQLPELDGVASRFPEDPDRAQTMLSSIGGFDVAASPLQMAMVAAGIANDGVVMTPYLVSRVRGADLNVISSTSPRPLSTAMSAVNARALQDMMVSVVENGTGRRAQIPGMRVGGKTGTALASAVAGEGRAPYAWFVAFSEEPKVAVAAFVQDAGVDGSEVTGGRYAAPIAQAVLEAVR encoded by the coding sequence ATGAACGGGCCCATCCGCCGCGTGTCGGTCGTGATCATGCTGATGTTCCTGGCGCTCATGGTGAACGCCTCCTACGCCTACGTCTTCCGCACCCAGTCGCTCAACAACGACCCGGCCAACCGGCGGGTCCGCGACGCCGAGTTCGGCACCGACCGCGGCGACATCCTCGTCGGCAACACCCCGATCGTGACGTCGACCCCGGTCGACGACCGCTTCGGCTTCCAGCGCAGCTACCTCCAGGCCGAGCTGTACGCCCCGGTCACCGGGTACTACTCGTTCCTCTTTGGCGGCTCCGGCCTGGAGCGGTACTACTCCTCCCAGCTCGCCGGCACGTCCGACGTGCAGTTCCTGCAGAACATCGTCGACCTGGCCACCGGCAAGCGGCCGCAGGGCGCGAGCCTCGAGACGACCCTGGACGCCCGCGCGCAGCAGGCCGCCGCGAACGCCCTGGGCGACCGGCCCGGTGCCGTCGTCGCGCTGGACTACTCCACCGGCGCCGTCCTCGCGATGGTGACCTCACCCACCTACGACCCCAACCGGCTGGCGTCCCACGACATCGCGGCCACGCAGGAGGCCTGGACCGCCCTGAACGACGACCCCGCCAAGCCGCTGGTCAATCGCGCCGCCCGCGAGGTGTACGCGCCGGGGTCGACCTTCAAGCTCGTGGTCAGCGCCGCCGCGCTGGAGTCGGGGATGACGCCCGACACGGTGGTCTCGTCCCCGGCCAGCCTGCGGCTGCCGAACTCGACCTTCGAGATGACCTACAACTGCGGCGGCGAGGAGATCTCGCTGCGTCAGGCGCTGCAGGTCTCCTGCAACACCGCCTACGCGCTGATCGGCGACCAGCTCGGCGACGATGCGCTGCGCGAGCAGGCCCGCAAGTTCGGCTTCGGTTCCCCGCAGCTGCCCGAGCTGGATGGGGTGGCCTCGAGGTTCCCCGAGGACCCCGACCGCGCGCAGACGATGCTCAGCTCGATCGGTGGCTTCGACGTGGCGGCGTCCCCGCTGCAGATGGCCATGGTCGCCGCAGGCATCGCCAACGACGGGGTCGTGATGACCCCCTACCTCGTCAGCCGCGTGCGCGGGGCCGACCTGAACGTGATCAGCTCCACCTCGCCCCGTCCGCTGTCCACGGCCATGTCCGCCGTGAACGCGCGCGCACTACAGGACATGATGGTGAGCGTGGTGGAGAACGGAACCGGCCGCCGCGCCCAGATCCCCGGGATGCGCGTGGGCGGCAAGACCGGCACGGCGCTCGCCTCGGCGGTCGCCGGTGAGGGCCGCGCGCCCTACGCCTGGTTCGTCGCGTTCTCCGAGGAGCCGAAGGTCGCGGTCGCGGCGTTCGTGCAGGACGCCGGGGTCGACGGGTCCGAGGTGACCGGCGGGCGCTACGCTGCCCCGATCGCCCAAGCCGTGCTGGAGGCGGTGCGATGA